A genomic segment from Anas platyrhynchos isolate ZD024472 breed Pekin duck chromosome 5, IASCAAS_PekinDuck_T2T, whole genome shotgun sequence encodes:
- the ERH gene encoding enhancer of rudimentary homolog, with translation MSHTILLVQPTKRPEGRTYADYESVNECMEGVCKMYEEHLKRMNPNSPSITYDISQLFDFIDDLADLSCLVYRADTQTYQPYNKDWIKEKIYVLLRRQAQQASK, from the exons ATG tctcaCACAATTCTACTTGTTCAGCCTACCAAGAGGCCAGAAGGCAGAACATATGCTGATTATGAATCGGTGAATGAGTGCATGGAAG GAGTCTGTAAAATGTATGAAGAGCATCTGAAGAGAATGAATCCCAACAGTCCATCCATTACATATGATATCAGCCAGTTGTTTGACTTCATTGATGACTTGGCAGACCTCAGCTGTCTTGT ttACCGTGCTGACACTCAGACATACCAGCCGTACAATAAAGACTGGATAAAGGAGAAGATCTACGTCCTCCTCCGCAGGCAGGCCcagcaagcaagcaaataa